In Thermococcus sp., the DNA window TGGGCCTGGTGCGCATTGAAGCCCAGCTTATGATCATGCAGAAGGCGGGAATAAACGTTACCCAGCTAAAAGCCCTTACAGAGAAGCTTGACAAAGCAATAAAGGAAGGCAACTATGAACTTGCAAGAACCCTCATGAAGAAGATAAGGTTCGAGATAATGAAGCTCTACGCCACGGAGAAACTCAAGTTCCGCGATCACATTGTCTTCCCGCTTGGCAAAAAACACAGAGGAAACCCCTGGATGCCGTGAGATGAGTCCTTCCCCCTCCTATCCTGTTTTTCCTTTTTTGTTCCTCCGGAAAGCTTCTTAAGGGACGATTCGACAATTAACCGGTGGTGACATGCTGGCACCGGGCAAAATACCCCCTGAAAAGCTCAAAGAGATAGTCTTCAACCGCCTCGGCACCCCTGATGAGAGGGTTTTAGTCGGGGCCGACCTTGGAATTGACGCTTCTGCGATAGACTTCGGTGGAAGAGTTCTCGTTGCCTCAACGGACCCGATAACGGGAGCGGAAGAAAGGGTAGGCTTCTACGCCGTCAACGTAAACGCGAACGACGTTTCCACCTTCGGCGCGAGACCAAAGTGGTTTCTCGTGAGCATCCTCCTTCCGGAGAACTCCGACGAGAAGACGCTCGAGCGGATAATGGACGACCTCCACGCGAGCGCCTCAAAGCTCGGGATTGCAATTGTTGGGGGCCATACCGAAGTCACACCGGGCCTGAAGAGGCCGATAGTCGTTGGAACGATGCTCGGTGAGGTGGAGAAGAGTAAGCTGGTAACCTCTAACGGTGCGAAGCCAGGTGATGCAATAATCCTGACGAAGTGGGCAGGCCTCGAGGGAACATCCATAATAGCGAGCGAAAAAAGTGGAGAGCTTGAGAAGGCCTTCGGAAGGGAGTTCGTGAAGAGTGCGAAGTCGTTCATAGAGGTGATAAGCGTCGTTGAGGATGCTCTAACGGCCGCCGAAATAGGCGTCCATGCGATGCACGACCCGACGGAGGGAGGAGTTGTCAACGGCCTCCACGAGATGGCTGATTCAGCCGGCCTTGGCTTCGTGATTCACAGTGAGAGGATACCGTTGAGGGAGGAGACGCTTAGAATATGCAAGTTCTTTAGCCTCAACCCCCTTGCGCTGATAAGCTCGGGAGCGCTCCTCATAGCTTCCCCCCGAGAGAAGGCGAACGAAATCCTAAGGGCGCTCGCTGAGAAGAGCATAAACGCCTCCGTAATAGGTGAGTTCGTTGGAGACCCTACGAGAAGGGCGATCGTTGAGGGCGGCTCGGAGAGGTTGCTTAAGAGGCCCGAAAGCGACGAGCTGTGGAAGGTGGTTTAAACCTCAACGGAGACTCTAAGGTTTTCCTCTTCACCGAGCTTTTTGAGAACCCTAAGAGCCGTCTCCGAATCGAGTTGTATCCTTCTGAGGTGCTCGTAGGCCCTCTTTGCCTCTTCCCTCTTGGGGCCGGAGGAACGATTCTCGATGTAGAGCAGCACTGACAAAAGGGCACCTTTGATGCTCTGCTCCTGAAGTGGAAGGAGCTTCCAACCATCCTCGTAAACGTAAACGGCCCTTGGCCTTTCACCAGCATCTAGTTCTTCAAGGGGGGTTAAGCTGAGGCCCCCCTTCGCCGTGAGGTATGACACCAGAGCCTCCTCAGAATAACCCTCCGCCTTCAGCCCGGAGAAGCTCAGTTCAAGAGCTTTCAGGAGGGATGAGAGCCTTTCGATTTCTAATATCCTGGACTTAGCGAGGGGAGAGAGCTTCAAAACGGCCCTCTCGGTGGGTTCACTCAGAAGGTCCGTGGAGATGAGTATCCTGTCCCTGAGGGGTGAGCCTTCTTCAAATGCCTTGATTGCTATCCAGACGGCACCGTTTGTGAGAATGCCATATTTAACGCCGGAGTTGAAGCAGTAGCGAGCGAGCTGGCGCAGAGGCTCATCCCGT includes these proteins:
- a CDS encoding AIR synthase family protein, translated to MLAPGKIPPEKLKEIVFNRLGTPDERVLVGADLGIDASAIDFGGRVLVASTDPITGAEERVGFYAVNVNANDVSTFGARPKWFLVSILLPENSDEKTLERIMDDLHASASKLGIAIVGGHTEVTPGLKRPIVVGTMLGEVEKSKLVTSNGAKPGDAIILTKWAGLEGTSIIASEKSGELEKAFGREFVKSAKSFIEVISVVEDALTAAEIGVHAMHDPTEGGVVNGLHEMADSAGLGFVIHSERIPLREETLRICKFFSLNPLALISSGALLIASPREKANEILRALAEKSINASVIGEFVGDPTRRAIVEGGSERLLKRPESDELWKVV
- a CDS encoding type I restriction enzyme HsdR N-terminal domain-containing protein, whose amino-acid sequence is MPMEELRAAVTKVRRRIASHRNLYEKNEEAVKQHLIGEIFQALGWDWNNPEEVRPEERTEDGRADALVINGSVFAYVEAKNLSVNVLKRDEPLRQLARYCFNSGVKYGILTNGAVWIAIKAFEEGSPLRDRILISTDLLSEPTERAVLKLSPLAKSRILEIERLSSLLKALELSFSGLKAEGYSEEALVSYLTAKGGLSLTPLEELDAGERPRAVYVYEDGWKLLPLQEQSIKGALLSVLLYIENRSSGPKREEAKRAYEHLRRIQLDSETALRVLKKLGEEENLRVSVEV